Proteins from one Sulfurimonas sp. genomic window:
- a CDS encoding glycosyltransferase family 2 protein, with product MISVAIIAKNAEKTIGDTLESLKSFDDVVVYDNGSTDNTKSICESYANVNHVDGEFSGFGPTKNKAASFCKNDWILSLDADEVLTKEFIDELKAVELDESKVYTINRVNYYKDQKIAHCWANDIIVRVYNKNKTAFNDLHVHEKVISDGFKVIDLKSEVNHFPYSTITDFIIKLDRYSTIFAEDNVGRKSSSPLKAILNAKFSFLKTYFIKRGFLDGYAGLVIAFSHMATNFYKYIKLYEANKELKK from the coding sequence GTGATTAGTGTAGCTATAATTGCTAAAAATGCAGAAAAGACGATCGGTGATACTTTAGAGAGTTTAAAGTCGTTTGATGATGTAGTTGTATATGACAACGGTTCAACCGATAATACAAAAAGTATATGTGAATCATATGCAAATGTTAATCATGTAGATGGTGAATTCAGCGGTTTTGGTCCTACAAAAAACAAAGCTGCCTCTTTTTGTAAAAATGATTGGATCTTATCTTTAGATGCGGATGAAGTGTTGACTAAAGAGTTTATAGATGAACTAAAAGCCGTAGAGCTAGATGAAAGTAAAGTTTACACAATAAATAGAGTAAATTATTATAAAGACCAAAAGATTGCACACTGCTGGGCAAACGATATTATTGTACGTGTGTATAATAAAAATAAAACAGCTTTTAATGATCTGCATGTACATGAAAAAGTTATAAGTGATGGTTTTAAAGTAATAGATCTTAAAAGTGAAGTAAACCATTTTCCATATTCAACAATCACGGACTTTATAATAAAGTTAGATAGATACTCTACAATCTTTGCAGAGGATAATGTCGGTAGAAAGTCATCATCACCACTAAAAGCTATACTTAATGCCAAGTTTTCTTTTTTAAAAACTTATTTTATAAAACGCGGTTTTTTAGACGGCTATGCTGGGCTTGTGATAGCGTTTTCACATATGGCTACAAATTTTTACAAGTATATAAAACTATATGAAGCAAATAAAGAGTTGAAAAAATGA
- a CDS encoding glycosyltransferase family 9 protein, which produces MRVLVTRHDKIGDFITSLPMCKILKDQTEHEVVMLVSKINYDLASKLDFVDDVIEYTDDILELSKRIKAKNIDVSISGYIENKLGIALILAGVKKRIGPATKIAQIFFNDTLKQRRSEVKKTEWQYNLDLVKHFDESLKLEFKRPLLDTKQKRENMVVFHAGSGGSSDGNLSWDDYIKLAKAASQKAEVVFTFGPDDSEVKEYIKTHLDFDAKIRDDFKSIWDLTEFISTSKMFTSTSTGPMHLAGLTNTPTLSFFGANLFASAKRWSTISDIEIQNNFEVPAEYSIELYKTIEDTLLSKIS; this is translated from the coding sequence ATGAGAGTATTAGTTACAAGACATGACAAGATAGGTGATTTTATAACATCTTTACCTATGTGTAAGATATTAAAAGATCAAACGGAACATGAAGTAGTAATGTTGGTTTCTAAAATAAATTACGATCTGGCATCTAAACTGGACTTTGTCGATGATGTTATTGAATATACAGACGATATTTTAGAACTCTCAAAAAGAATAAAAGCTAAAAATATTGATGTGAGTATCAGTGGATACATAGAAAACAAATTAGGTATTGCACTAATACTCGCCGGTGTTAAAAAAAGAATAGGTCCTGCTACAAAAATTGCACAGATCTTCTTTAACGATACATTAAAACAGCGAAGAAGCGAAGTTAAAAAAACAGAGTGGCAATATAATTTGGATCTGGTTAAACATTTTGATGAGAGTTTAAAACTTGAATTTAAAAGACCGCTTTTAGATACAAAACAAAAACGTGAAAATATGGTTGTCTTTCATGCCGGAAGTGGTGGAAGTAGCGATGGTAACCTCTCTTGGGATGATTATATAAAACTTGCAAAAGCTGCATCACAAAAAGCAGAAGTGGTATTTACGTTTGGACCTGATGACAGTGAAGTAAAAGAGTATATAAAAACCCACTTGGATTTTGACGCAAAGATTAGAGATGATTTTAAATCTATTTGGGACTTGACGGAGTTTATTTCAACATCTAAAATGTTTACCAGTACTTCTACAGGTCCTATGCATTTAGCAGGACTTACAAATACACCTACTTTATCTTTCTTTGGAGCAAATCTGTTTGCATCTGCTAAGAGATGGTCAACTATAAGCGATATAGAGATTCAAAATAATTTTGAAGTACCTGCCGAATATAGTATTGAGTTATACAAAACTATTGAAGATACGCTTTTATCTAAAATAAGTTAA
- the rfaD gene encoding ADP-glyceromanno-heptose 6-epimerase, with the protein MKYNNIDFNNKTVLITGGAGFIGSNLAFYFQKNYPKCNVIVLDSFRSGETLSNGNLKSFGHFKNLLGFKGKVISGDINDKSLLNSIDEEYDFDYIFHQAAISDTTASEQDLMIQTNVNAYEDLLKIAIKHNANMIYASSAATYGDSDRFEVGYEQPNNVYGFSKVMMDNISYKYIKDGADISIVGLKYFNVYGPREYFKNKTASMVVQFGHQILKGLTPKLFEGSDKILRDFIYIDDVIQANILACKPKKSGVYNVGTGKARSFEDIVNILQKELNIDNGKEYIPNPFVGQYQFFTQANIESTKENLGYEPKYEMEDGIKSYIPEIKRLFDVEVDK; encoded by the coding sequence ATGAAATATAATAACATCGACTTCAATAACAAAACAGTTTTAATTACAGGTGGAGCAGGATTTATAGGCTCTAATTTAGCATTTTATTTTCAAAAAAACTATCCAAAGTGTAATGTTATAGTACTTGATAGTTTTAGAAGTGGTGAGACGCTAAGTAATGGAAACTTAAAAAGTTTTGGTCACTTTAAAAACCTTCTTGGTTTCAAAGGGAAGGTGATCAGTGGGGATATTAACGATAAATCTTTATTAAACTCTATAGATGAAGAATATGATTTTGACTATATATTTCACCAGGCTGCAATAAGTGATACTACTGCATCTGAACAAGATTTGATGATACAAACAAATGTAAATGCATATGAAGATCTGCTAAAAATAGCAATTAAACATAATGCTAATATGATCTATGCATCTAGTGCGGCTACATACGGTGACAGTGATAGATTTGAAGTTGGATATGAACAGCCAAATAATGTATATGGTTTTTCAAAAGTTATGATGGATAATATATCGTATAAGTACATAAAAGATGGTGCAGATATATCGATAGTAGGTCTTAAATATTTTAATGTATACGGTCCAAGAGAATACTTTAAAAATAAGACTGCATCTATGGTTGTACAGTTTGGTCATCAGATCTTAAAAGGTTTGACACCTAAACTTTTTGAAGGTAGTGATAAGATCCTTAGGGACTTTATCTATATAGATGATGTTATTCAAGCAAATATATTGGCTTGTAAGCCTAAAAAAAGTGGTGTTTATAATGTTGGAACAGGAAAAGCAAGAAGCTTTGAAGATATAGTAAACATCTTACAAAAAGAGCTTAATATAGATAACGGCAAAGAGTATATACCAAATCCGTTTGTAGGACAGTATCAGTTTTTTACACAGGCAAATATTGAAAGTACAAAAGAAAACTTGGGGTATGAGCCAAAATATGAGATGGAAGATGGCATAAAATCATATATTCCAGAGATAAAAAGATTATTTGATGTTGAGGTTGATAAATAA
- a CDS encoding glycosyltransferase family 2 protein, which translates to MVSIISVNYNSSDETLEMVKSVRANTDVEYELIIVDNASKDDEVQKLKFLENDKDIKLVYSQKNVGFASGNMLGVEKANKDSNYYFFLNNDTLLINNVVDILHKSMEDNSDIGLISPQLYDENQKRSTTFREFPSVSEKLFGKGFKRFVSLRKIYNNKKEYKDIIDVGIVSGASMFCNSEAFNSIGGLDKNFFLYCEEEDLSQRFHNAGYRVCLEPRAKLIHLAGVSTKRNFIIEREFLISYFYLLNKHLDHLMAFILKLQITLKYLTKFKKDDVNKQLFWFCLDFNKDMYSLKHDMNTKYIDFFKSIRDYFKSSLDSIHKARNEIKIVPYNDKEFVIKSFKVPHFINKIVYTFFKDSKAKKSYENSVRIIDFVPKPIGYIEFKKSGLINDSYFVSENFKYDLTIREPLLDSDYEDKENIFKEFAKFTYRLHEQGIFHLDYSPGNILIKKENGSYTFKIVDINRMQFKKLTLEQRLLNFSKLWAKDDDLKIIVKEYAKIIGEDENKCIETALKYSQKHKDKKNFKKRLKGQKVGD; encoded by the coding sequence ATGGTATCTATTATTTCGGTTAATTATAATAGCTCTGATGAAACACTTGAGATGGTAAAAAGTGTAAGGGCTAATACAGATGTTGAGTATGAGCTTATTATTGTCGATAATGCCTCAAAAGATGATGAGGTACAAAAGTTAAAATTTTTAGAAAATGATAAAGATATAAAGCTTGTTTACAGCCAAAAAAATGTCGGATTTGCATCTGGAAATATGCTTGGTGTTGAAAAAGCAAATAAAGATTCAAATTACTACTTCTTTTTAAATAACGATACTCTTCTGATCAATAATGTTGTTGATATCTTACATAAATCTATGGAGGATAATAGTGACATAGGTTTAATCTCCCCACAACTTTATGATGAAAATCAAAAAAGATCTACAACTTTCAGAGAATTTCCAAGTGTATCTGAAAAACTTTTCGGTAAAGGTTTTAAACGTTTTGTTTCTCTTAGAAAAATATACAACAATAAAAAAGAGTACAAAGATATTATAGATGTAGGTATTGTAAGCGGAGCTTCAATGTTCTGTAATTCCGAAGCTTTTAACAGTATTGGAGGTTTAGACAAAAACTTCTTTTTATATTGTGAAGAGGAAGATTTATCACAACGTTTTCATAATGCAGGATACAGGGTTTGTTTAGAACCAAGAGCAAAACTTATACATCTTGCAGGGGTTAGTACAAAAAGAAACTTTATAATTGAGAGAGAGTTTTTGATCTCATATTTTTACTTGCTAAACAAACACTTAGATCATCTTATGGCGTTTATATTAAAGCTGCAAATAACTCTAAAATATCTCACAAAGTTTAAAAAAGATGATGTAAACAAACAGCTTTTTTGGTTTTGTCTTGATTTTAACAAAGATATGTACAGTTTAAAACATGATATGAATACAAAATATATTGATTTTTTTAAGAGTATTAGAGACTATTTTAAAAGTTCATTAGATTCTATACATAAAGCAAGAAATGAGATAAAAATAGTTCCTTACAATGATAAGGAGTTTGTTATAAAATCATTTAAAGTACCGCATTTTATAAACAAGATTGTATATACATTTTTTAAAGACTCAAAAGCAAAAAAATCTTATGAAAACAGTGTTAGAATCATAGATTTTGTACCAAAACCTATCGGGTATATAGAATTTAAGAAAAGTGGTCTAATTAATGACAGTTATTTTGTAAGTGAAAATTTTAAATATGATCTTACAATAAGAGAACCTTTATTAGATTCAGATTATGAAGATAAAGAGAATATTTTTAAAGAGTTTGCCAAGTTTACTTACAGACTCCATGAACAAGGTATATTTCACTTAGATTACAGTCCCGGCAATATATTGATCAAAAAAGAAAATGGCAGTTACACTTTTAAAATAGTCGATATTAACAGAATGCAGTTTAAAAAGCTTACTTTAGAGCAAAGACTTTTGAATTTTTCCAAACTTTGGGCTAAAGATGATGATCTTAAAATAATTGTAAAAGAGTATGCTAAGATCATTGGCGAAGATGAGAATAAATGTATTGAAACGGCATTAAAATATTCGCAAAAACATAAAGATAAAAAGAACTTCAAAAAAAGATTAAAAGGGCAGAAAGTTGGTGATTAG
- a CDS encoding glycosyltransferase — MNYNNISVSVIVSVYKDTQALKLILDSLLNQTYENFEIIISEDCESKEMEEFLAPYKEKNMLKHLTQEDTGWRKNIALNRAVKESKGDYLIFIDGDIIPYSDFVEKHVESITHGRILCGKRVELGPFFSNLIRKGYLKTYFVEKLFGLFLPFLAIDKARHVEEGIKLNKGSKLEQKLNKKRPMIIGCNFSCFKKDMEYINGFDEDYTTPSVGEDIDLTWRFQHFGIDSKSVRYLANTFHLYHPRTWNSENVDANNAIMKKKWDDEEFICKNGLKKL; from the coding sequence TTGAATTATAATAATATTTCAGTGAGTGTAATAGTCTCTGTATACAAAGATACCCAAGCACTTAAACTTATACTTGATAGCTTATTAAATCAAACATATGAAAATTTTGAAATAATTATCTCTGAAGATTGTGAATCAAAAGAGATGGAAGAGTTTTTGGCTCCATATAAAGAAAAAAACATGTTAAAGCATCTGACACAAGAAGATACAGGCTGGAGAAAAAACATAGCACTAAACCGTGCAGTTAAAGAGTCAAAAGGCGATTATTTAATATTTATAGACGGTGATATAATTCCTTACAGTGATTTTGTAGAGAAACATGTTGAATCAATAACACACGGCCGTATTTTATGTGGAAAACGTGTTGAACTAGGTCCATTCTTTTCCAATCTAATTAGAAAAGGATATTTAAAAACATATTTTGTAGAGAAACTTTTTGGATTATTTCTGCCGTTTTTGGCAATCGACAAAGCAAGACATGTTGAAGAGGGAATAAAATTAAACAAAGGCTCAAAGCTAGAGCAAAAACTAAATAAAAAACGTCCAATGATAATTGGATGTAATTTCTCGTGCTTTAAAAAAGATATGGAGTATATAAACGGATTTGATGAGGACTACACAACACCTTCGGTAGGTGAAGACATAGACCTTACTTGGAGATTCCAACATTTTGGAATTGATTCAAAAAGCGTAAGATACTTGGCAAATACGTTCCATTTATACCATCCAAGAACTTGGAATAGTGAAAATGTTGACGCAAATAACGCTATTATGAAAAAAAAATGGGATGATGAAGAGTTTATATGTAAAAACGGACTAAAGAAGCTTTAG